The window ATCCCGACCCGATCACACCCTCGGCAGAACTGCGTGCAGCGGGTCATCCGGCGATGAACAACGCGTACAGCGACAGGATGATCTCGATCAGGATCAGCAGGACGATATACCACTCGACGCGCAGCGAGCGCTGGGCCTGCAGCAGCCCCAGCACCGTCTCGGCGGTCCGCGAGATCAACTGGAGCTTGCGATCCAGAGCGCGATGGCGCTCCACCAGCTCGTACTCGTCCACCAGATGGGCATACAGCCGCTCCAGTTCCGGGCGGTCCCAGAGTAGATCGGGCTTCTCCGCGACTTCGGCGCGGCCGACCATCTTGTGTTCGACCGTGAGTACATCGCCAATCTGGCGCAGCAGCTCCCGCGCCCGGAAGCCGACGCGGCCGCCACGCCGCAGTCCGGTCGCCAGCGGCTCGATGGTGTCGAAGACCTCTGTCACCTGGCGCTCGTACTGTGCCAGGACGATACTCTTGGCCAACACGTCCGCCAGCAGTTGCAGGCGTGGCGCACTCGTATCCGCCAGGCGGAGGACACCCGACGCGTCCGGGCGGTGGTCACTCTCCCCACTGCTATCGAGCTCGGCTTCCTCGGATTCCGGGACCGTGAACGCCCCGCCGATCAGCGGCTGCAGCTGGGCGAGGAAGGTGACCTCCTCCAGCGGCTGCAGTCCAAACAGCACGATGGCACCGTAGCGGAACAGCACCGCATAGCCTTCCGCCCCAGCCCGCACCAGCAAGGGCCCTTCCGCAATACGCGCGGCCCCCTGAAAGGCGCGGACGTCGATGCGCTCGCCGACGAACAGGGCACGGACGTGCAGGCGGGACTTGTCGGGGAACAGGGACGCGCTCATGGCAGTCGTTATGATGCGGCAAATCACCACCGCTGAACAGCCGCCGACTTCATCGTCCGGCAACGCCCCGGTATAGTAGGCCATCGCCCCGCCGCCGGCGGGCCCGCCGCGGAGCATCCCAGTGAAATTGAGTGCCGAACAGTTCAGAAACTGGCAGAACCGACGCATCAGCCTGCTCGGTATGTCGGGTGTCGGTAAGACCCGTCTTGCCAATATGCTGCGCAAGCGTGACTGGTTTCATTATTCGGGCGACTACCGTATCGGCACCCGCTACCTCGACGAGCCTATCCTCGACAATCTCAAGCGCGAAGTGATGGAAATCCCCTTCCTCCGCGACCTGCTGCGCTCCGATTCCATCCGTATCCTCCACAATATCGGCGTCGACAATCTACAGCCGGTCGCGAGTTTTCTCGGCAAGCTGGGTAATCCGGAAATGGGGGGGCTGGGGCTGCGGGAATTCAAGCATCGCCAGGCGTTGCATCACAGCGCCGAGATCGCCGCCATGCGCGATGTGCCCGAATTCATCCGCAAGGCGCAGCAGATCTACGGCTACCGGCATTTCGTCAACGATGCGGGGGGTAGTGTCTGCGAGCTCGACGACCCGACCACCATCGAAGTCCTGGCGGAACACACCCTCATCCTCTACCTCAAGGCCACGGAGGCCGACGAACAGAAACTCATCCACCGTGCCGAGGCCGACCCCAAGCCACTCTACTACCGGGAAGATTTCCTGGACGAACAATTGGCTATCTATATGCAGGGGTGCAGTCTTCCCTATGTGGCACTGATCGACCCCGACGATTTCGTGCGCTGGATGTTCCCGCGGTTGTTCCATGCGCGGATTCCGCGCTACGAGGCGATCGTGGACCGATACGGCTACACCGTGACGACGACGGAGCTCGCCCAGGTCAACGATGAGGCAGATTTTCTGCGCCTTATAGAAACCGTACTCGAACGATCGGCCTGAGCCATCCGGCTATGCGACCACCGGCAGAATAAAAAGCGGGGCCTGGCGGCCCCGAAAGGGAGGAGTGGTACGTACAACAACAAAAAAACTACAAAAAAACCGCGTTTGCCACGGAAGTGTACGGAAGACATCGAAGTGCGACATCACCGCAGAACTTCGGTTCCGTACCTGACGGGTGCGGAGCGCGGTTGTATGCAGCGTATGATCTCATCCGTATTTTTCCGTGTGTTTCCGTGGCTGACATGAGCTTCAGGGATCACCATTCGCAGGGGCCGTTACTGCGATCGGGACAGACGGTTTTCGTATCCGTCACCACCCCGTCGAGGTTGGCCTCACCGAAATCGGCGTTGTTCAGATT is drawn from Gammaproteobacteria bacterium and contains these coding sequences:
- a CDS encoding ATPase; this translates as MKLSAEQFRNWQNRRISLLGMSGVGKTRLANMLRKRDWFHYSGDYRIGTRYLDEPILDNLKREVMEIPFLRDLLRSDSIRILHNIGVDNLQPVASFLGKLGNPEMGGLGLREFKHRQALHHSAEIAAMRDVPEFIRKAQQIYGYRHFVNDAGGSVCELDDPTTIEVLAEHTLILYLKATEADEQKLIHRAEADPKPLYYREDFLDEQLAIYMQGCSLPYVALIDPDDFVRWMFPRLFHARIPRYEAIVDRYGYTVTTTELAQVNDEADFLRLIETVLERSA
- a CDS encoding RMD1 family protein, giving the protein MSASLFPDKSRLHVRALFVGERIDVRAFQGAARIAEGPLLVRAGAEGYAVLFRYGAIVLFGLQPLEEVTFLAQLQPLIGGAFTVPESEEAELDSSGESDHRPDASGVLRLADTSAPRLQLLADVLAKSIVLAQYERQVTEVFDTIEPLATGLRRGGRVGFRARELLRQIGDVLTVEHKMVGRAEVAEKPDLLWDRPELERLYAHLVDEYELVERHRALDRKLQLISRTAETVLGLLQAQRSLRVEWYIVLLILIEIILSLYALFIAG